One window of the Desulfovibrio sp. X2 genome contains the following:
- the dnaN gene encoding DNA polymerase III subunit beta, which yields MYLKVFRDDIIEGLQKSSNIIPAKTGAAFLRTIWLRAEGEHLSIMSTDSNLEFCGSYAARVETPGLAGVQGRSFYDLVRKLPPGEIAIRSDEGDSHLLIEQGKRKYKLPTNDPSWFQKFSDFPAGESVIWSGDYLQEVIDKTAFCISEEDTMEAIACLNLVPGTDQSGEKIIRAQGLNGHQFSMLAFRNDDLHAMLPHGGVLIQKKYLLELKKWLPTGEIELALGEKRLFFRTGDKVETFSLPLSYYQYPDVGGFLSKVTAGGSARLTVDRQEFMDALDRIMIFNSENNRCTNLSFSPSEMQLFSQGQEVGTANESLSVEYEGEIAKIAFPTRNLIEIMSHFGSKQISFVLTGTEGPCGVKGGEDPDYLVIIMPMKIVEETYYTEEDA from the coding sequence ATGTATCTGAAAGTTTTCCGCGACGACATCATCGAGGGACTTCAGAAATCCTCGAACATCATTCCGGCCAAGACGGGCGCGGCCTTCCTGCGCACCATCTGGCTCAGGGCCGAGGGCGAGCACCTCTCCATCATGTCCACGGATTCGAACCTGGAGTTCTGCGGATCCTACGCGGCGCGCGTGGAGACCCCGGGCCTGGCGGGCGTGCAGGGCCGCTCCTTCTACGACCTGGTGCGCAAGCTGCCTCCGGGAGAGATCGCCATCAGGAGCGACGAGGGCGACAGCCATCTGCTCATCGAGCAGGGCAAGCGCAAGTACAAGCTGCCCACCAACGACCCGAGCTGGTTCCAGAAGTTCTCCGACTTCCCGGCCGGGGAGTCCGTGATCTGGTCCGGAGACTACCTGCAGGAGGTCATCGACAAGACCGCCTTCTGCATCTCCGAGGAAGACACCATGGAGGCCATCGCCTGCCTGAACCTCGTGCCCGGCACGGACCAGAGCGGCGAGAAGATCATCCGCGCCCAGGGGCTGAACGGCCACCAGTTCTCCATGCTGGCCTTCAGGAACGACGACCTGCACGCCATGCTCCCGCACGGCGGCGTGCTCATCCAGAAGAAGTACCTGCTCGAGCTCAAGAAGTGGCTGCCCACGGGAGAGATCGAGCTGGCCCTGGGCGAGAAGCGCCTCTTCTTCCGCACCGGCGACAAGGTCGAGACCTTCAGCCTGCCGCTCTCCTACTACCAGTACCCGGACGTGGGCGGCTTCCTCTCCAAGGTCACGGCGGGCGGCTCGGCGCGGCTCACGGTGGACCGCCAGGAGTTCATGGACGCGCTCGACCGCATCATGATATTCAACTCCGAGAACAACCGCTGCACCAACCTGTCCTTCTCGCCCTCGGAGATGCAGCTCTTCTCCCAGGGCCAGGAAGTCGGCACGGCCAACGAGTCGCTGAGCGTGGAGTACGAAGGGGAGATCGCGAAGATCGCCTTCCCCACCCGCAACCTGATCGAGATCATGAGCCACTTCGGCTCCAAGCAGATATCCTTCGTCCTGACGGGCACCGAGGGACCCTGCGGCGTGAAGGGCGGAGAGGACCCGGACTACCTGGTCATCATCATGCCCATGAAGATCGTCGAGGAAACCTACTACACCGAGGAAGACGCCTAA